From the genome of Lotus japonicus ecotype B-129 chromosome 6, LjGifu_v1.2, one region includes:
- the LOC130726133 gene encoding uncharacterized protein LOC130726133 translates to MPKSKRNKQVTLSKTKKKGREHKEVIVNAIRDAAEKYSSLYVFSFENMRNLKFKEFRDQLKSSSRFFLGSNKVMQVALGRSASDEIKPRLYKVSKLLRGDSGMFFTNLSKEEVERLFNGYEEYDFARTGGIATEKVDLQEGPLEQFTHEMEPFLRKQGMPVRLNKGVVELVSDFVVCEEGKPLSPEASRILRLLGIKMATFRLHLVCRWTPDDFELYIDGPGDSDVECS, encoded by the exons ATGCCAAAATCGAAACGGAATAAACAAG tTACACTATCGAAGACGAAGAAGAAGGGAAGAGAACACAAAGAGGTAATAGTGAACGCGATTAGAGATGCAGCTGAAAAGTACAGTTCGTTGTACGTGTTCTCCTTCGAGAACATGAGGAATCTCAAATTCAAGGAGTTCAGGGACCAATTGAAATCGAGTAGCAGATTCTTCCTTGGTTCCAACAAAGTCATGCAGGTCGCTCTTGGTCGTTCTGCTTCTGATGAGATCAAACCTCGCCTGTATAAGGTTTCAAAG TTGCTTCGCGGAGATTCTGGCATGTTTTTTACCAATTTGTCTAAAGAAGAAGTTGAAAG GCTGTTCAATGGATATGAGGAATATGACTTTGCAAGAACAGGAGGCATTGCCACCGAAAAG GTGGATCTCCAAGAGGGTCCTTTAGAGCAGTTTACACATGAGATGGAACCTTTTCTCAGGAAGCAAGGGATGCCTGTTCGGTTAAATAAAG GTGTTGTGGAGCTTGTTTCTGATTTTGTTGTTTGTGAAGAGGGAAAGCCCTTGTCACCTGAGGCATCTCGCATACtg CGTTTGCTGGGAATCAAGATGGCTACATTTCGACTTCACCTGGTTTGCAGGTGGACTCCCGATGATTTTGAACTTTACATTGATGGACCTGGTGATTCAGATGTTGAATGCTCATAG